In Desulfotignum phosphitoxidans DSM 13687, a single window of DNA contains:
- the uvrB gene encoding excinuclease ABC subunit UvrB, with the protein MSLFHLKSSFSPTGDQPKAIEYLTQGVKTNEPHQVLLGVTGSGKTFTMANIIAQVEKPSLIIAPNKTLAAQLYNEFKLLFPDNCVEYFVSYYDYYQPEAYVPSSDTYIQKDSSINDIIDKMRHSATRSVLARRDVIVVASVSCIYGLGAPEDYLDLRITLARDMEISRDTLIRKLVEIQYTRNDTDFHRGVFRVRGDRVEVFPAYEEDRAVRIDFFGDVIEEICEIDPLKGEVLHTFDQTAIYPASHYVTKSQTRKRAVEAIFAELEERLAQLRADNRLVEAQRLEERTRYDMEMLNEIGYCTGIENYSRHLTGRNPGEPPPTLLDYMPDDFLLFFDESHISVSQLAGMYKADRSRKLTLVEYGFRLPSAVDNRPLAFHEFSARTSRIIYVSATPADYELEKAGIRVAEQIVRPTGLLDPKVQVRDATTQVDDLYQEIIKRVEADERVLVTTLTKRMAEDLTEYYADLGIKVKYLHSDIVTMERIEIIQDLRRGVFDVLIGINLLREGLDIPEVSLVAILDADKEGFLRSFRSFIQIFGRAARNVYGRVIMYAQKETKSMKKALAETRRRRKIQQAYNEAHHIVPATIQKQLNVFKYPASDTAGSGQETPSVHEDIQAYDGDDINLDDLIRDLEYKMKKAAENLEFEQAAVFRDKIRQLTDMVPF; encoded by the coding sequence ATGAGTCTGTTTCATCTGAAATCATCGTTTTCTCCCACCGGGGATCAGCCCAAGGCCATTGAATATCTGACACAAGGGGTAAAGACCAACGAACCGCACCAGGTGCTGTTAGGGGTGACCGGGTCCGGCAAGACATTCACCATGGCCAATATCATTGCCCAAGTGGAAAAACCCAGCCTGATCATCGCGCCCAACAAAACCCTGGCAGCCCAGCTGTACAATGAATTCAAGCTGCTGTTTCCGGACAACTGCGTGGAATATTTTGTGTCCTATTACGATTATTACCAGCCCGAGGCCTATGTGCCTTCCAGCGACACCTATATTCAAAAAGATTCCTCCATCAACGACATCATCGACAAGATGCGCCATTCCGCCACCCGGTCGGTGCTGGCCCGGCGGGATGTCATTGTGGTGGCGTCGGTGTCCTGCATTTACGGGCTGGGAGCGCCGGAAGACTATCTGGATCTGCGTATCACCCTGGCCCGGGATATGGAGATCTCCAGAGACACGCTGATCCGGAAACTGGTGGAGATCCAGTACACAAGAAATGATACCGATTTTCACCGGGGCGTGTTCCGGGTCCGGGGAGACCGGGTGGAAGTTTTTCCGGCATATGAGGAAGACCGGGCCGTTCGCATCGATTTTTTCGGGGACGTGATCGAGGAGATCTGTGAGATCGATCCCCTCAAAGGAGAGGTGCTTCACACCTTTGACCAGACCGCCATCTATCCGGCTTCCCATTATGTGACCAAAAGCCAGACCCGGAAACGGGCGGTGGAAGCGATTTTTGCGGAACTGGAAGAGCGGCTGGCCCAGCTTCGGGCCGATAACCGGCTGGTGGAGGCCCAGCGTCTGGAAGAGCGGACCCGGTATGACATGGAAATGCTCAACGAGATCGGATACTGCACCGGCATCGAGAACTATTCCCGGCATCTCACCGGACGGAATCCCGGAGAACCGCCCCCCACTTTGCTGGATTATATGCCCGATGATTTTCTGCTGTTTTTTGATGAAAGCCATATTTCCGTGTCCCAGCTGGCAGGCATGTACAAGGCGGACCGGTCCCGGAAACTGACTCTGGTGGAATACGGGTTCCGCCTGCCTTCGGCCGTGGACAACCGGCCCCTGGCTTTTCATGAGTTCTCGGCCCGCACCTCCCGGATCATTTATGTGTCAGCCACGCCTGCGGACTATGAGCTGGAAAAGGCCGGCATCCGGGTGGCGGAACAGATTGTCCGGCCCACCGGGCTTCTGGATCCGAAAGTCCAGGTAAGAGATGCCACAACCCAGGTGGATGACCTGTACCAGGAAATCATCAAACGGGTGGAAGCGGATGAACGGGTCCTGGTGACCACCCTGACCAAGCGCATGGCCGAAGATTTGACCGAATATTATGCGGATCTGGGCATCAAGGTCAAATACCTGCACTCGGACATCGTAACCATGGAACGTATCGAGATCATTCAGGATCTGCGCCGGGGGGTGTTTGACGTGCTCATCGGCATCAATCTGCTCAGGGAAGGCCTGGATATTCCCGAGGTGTCTCTGGTGGCGATCCTGGATGCGGACAAGGAGGGCTTTCTGCGCTCGTTCCGGTCCTTTATCCAGATTTTCGGCCGGGCCGCCCGGAACGTGTACGGCCGGGTGATCATGTATGCGCAAAAAGAAACCAAGTCCATGAAAAAAGCCCTGGCCGAGACCCGGCGCCGCCGGAAAATCCAGCAAGCATATAATGAGGCCCATCATATCGTGCCGGCCACCATTCAAAAACAACTCAACGTGTTTAAATACCCGGCATCGGATACGGCGGGTTCCGGGCAGGAAACACCTTCGGTGCACGAAGATATTCAAGCTTATGACGGGGATGACATCAATCTGGACGATCTGATCCGGGATCTGGAATACAAGATGAAAAAAGCCGCGGAAAACCTGGAGTTTGAACAGGCGGCGGTGTTTCGGGACAAGATCCGGCAGCTCACGGACATGGTGCCGTTTTAA
- a CDS encoding AI-2E family transporter, whose product MGVIKDWVRRYFSDPQVVILAVFLVVGLATVLLAGEHLVPVIASLIIAYLLEGLIQPLQRVGTPRMLAVGIVFLVFFLVLLALLFWLLPVLTRQATQLLQEVPDMLSASQTLILSLPEKYPNIFSEVEIEKILDQIRREAGLFTDKMLRQTLSSVVGVITLVVYIVLMPLLVFFFLKDKDKLMGWIRRHLPRERGLASRVWQGVDVQLGNFIRGKFWEILIVWGASYLTFIFMGLSFSLLLAFLVGISVLVPYIGAAVMTFPVALVAYFQFGWTGDLAWIILAYLVIQMLDGNVLVPLLFSEVVNLHPIAIIVAVLFFGGIWGVWGVFFAIPLAILLQGVLSAWPRRPDEETPVQ is encoded by the coding sequence ATGGGTGTAATTAAGGACTGGGTTCGACGGTATTTTTCAGACCCTCAGGTGGTGATTCTGGCGGTGTTTCTGGTGGTGGGGCTGGCCACGGTGCTGCTGGCCGGAGAGCACCTGGTGCCGGTGATCGCCAGCCTGATCATCGCGTATCTGCTGGAGGGGTTGATCCAGCCGCTGCAGCGGGTGGGGACGCCCCGGATGCTGGCGGTGGGGATTGTGTTTCTGGTGTTTTTTCTGGTGCTGCTGGCCCTGCTGTTCTGGCTGCTGCCGGTTCTCACCCGCCAGGCCACCCAGCTGCTCCAGGAGGTGCCGGACATGCTCAGTGCATCCCAGACCCTGATTCTGTCCCTGCCTGAAAAATATCCCAATATTTTCAGCGAGGTGGAGATCGAAAAAATTCTGGATCAGATCCGGCGGGAGGCGGGGCTTTTCACTGACAAGATGCTGCGCCAGACCCTGTCGTCGGTGGTGGGGGTCATCACCCTGGTGGTGTATATCGTGCTGATGCCGCTGCTGGTGTTTTTCTTTCTCAAGGACAAGGACAAACTCATGGGATGGATCCGGCGGCACCTGCCCCGGGAGCGGGGCCTGGCCAGCCGGGTGTGGCAGGGCGTGGATGTGCAGCTGGGCAATTTCATCCGGGGCAAGTTCTGGGAAATTCTGATCGTGTGGGGCGCGTCTTACCTGACATTTATTTTCATGGGACTCAGCTTTTCCCTGCTTCTGGCGTTTCTGGTGGGGATTTCCGTGCTGGTGCCCTATATCGGGGCCGCGGTCATGACCTTTCCCGTGGCCCTGGTGGCGTACTTCCAGTTCGGGTGGACCGGGGACCTGGCCTGGATCATCCTGGCCTATCTGGTGATCCAGATGCTGGACGGCAATGTGCTGGTGCCGCTGCTGTTTTCCGAGGTGGTGAACCTGCATCCCATCGCCATTATCGTGGCGGTGCTTTTTTTCGGCGGGATCTGGGGGGTCTGGGGGGTGTTCTTTGCCATTCCTTTGGCCATTCTGCTCCAGGGGGTCCTCAGCGCCTGGCCCAGGCGGCCGGACGAAGAAACGCCCGTGCAGTGA
- a CDS encoding flavodoxin family protein produces the protein MKILILNGSPRKNGTVATLLKAVAEPITNKHETEWIDVCKLDMKFCTACMACRDKGTCVLPEDDAHRVGQKIQQADALVIGTPTHWGNMCAPLKLLFDRNVPVFMGESPKGMPEPRQKGKRAVIVTACTTPWPFNFIFPESRGAIRAVKEVLHYGGYKLVGTITKPGTKKTNEISSSLMAKAERLGKKLIP, from the coding sequence ATGAAAATATTAATTCTCAACGGGAGTCCCCGGAAAAACGGCACCGTGGCCACACTCCTCAAAGCGGTGGCTGAGCCGATCACCAACAAACATGAAACCGAATGGATCGATGTGTGCAAACTTGACATGAAATTCTGCACCGCCTGCATGGCCTGCCGGGACAAAGGAACCTGCGTCCTGCCGGAAGATGACGCCCACCGGGTGGGCCAAAAAATTCAACAGGCAGATGCCCTGGTCATCGGCACTCCGACCCACTGGGGCAACATGTGCGCGCCGCTCAAACTTCTTTTTGACCGCAACGTGCCGGTGTTCATGGGGGAAAGCCCCAAGGGAATGCCGGAACCCAGGCAGAAAGGCAAACGTGCCGTTATCGTGACCGCCTGCACCACCCCCTGGCCGTTCAACTTCATTTTCCCGGAAAGTCGCGGCGCAATCCGGGCGGTCAAAGAAGTCCTGCATTACGGCGGGTACAAACTTGTGGGCACGATCACCAAACCCGGGACCAAAAAAACAAATGAGATCTCTTCATCCTTGATGGCAAAAGCGGAGCGGTTGGGGAAAAAACTCATCCCGTGA
- a CDS encoding type II toxin-antitoxin system HicB family antitoxin yields the protein MMNLMTINGYKAIIHYDPILDKFRGEFIGLNGGADFYATTIEALKKEGKASLKVFLEMCEEEGIPPLKEYSGKFNLRVSPELHAQIAARAAAEGKSLNQCVKDLLGDAIHS from the coding sequence ATGATGAACCTGATGACGATAAACGGTTATAAAGCGATCATTCATTATGATCCGATTTTAGACAAATTTCGGGGAGAGTTTATAGGACTCAATGGGGGCGCTGACTTTTACGCAACCACCATTGAAGCTCTCAAAAAAGAGGGAAAAGCCTCTCTGAAAGTTTTTCTTGAAATGTGCGAAGAGGAGGGAATTCCACCGCTGAAAGAATATTCCGGCAAATTCAATTTGCGGGTGTCCCCAGAACTGCATGCACAGATCGCAGCAAGGGCGGCAGCAGAGGGAAAGAGCCTCAATCAATGCGTAAAAGACCTGCTCGGGGATGCAATTCATTCATAA